Proteins encoded in a region of the Mucilaginibacter sabulilitoris genome:
- a CDS encoding TonB-dependent receptor domain-containing protein — protein sequence MKKTYILICLLILTAAFRSSAQTFTVKGSVTSEVGKGVADATIILKNTAIVVTTDASGNYVIKNLKGGDYSLSVSNIGYESQTKEIKINADITVNITLKPAVYQLKNVDVNTQKEKTFGVTRLKAVEGTTINAGKKSEVIVLGDITANAATNNTRQIYSKVAGLNIWENDGAGIQLGIGGRGLNPNRVTNFNTRQNGYDISADALGYPESYYSPPAELLDRIEILRGASSLQYGTQFGGLINFKLKEGPTDKPFEFTSRETAGSWGFFNTTNSIGGTVNKVQYYAFFQHKQGDGWRPNSEYNVNLGYAAITYKPTNKLSLTFQYTRMDYLAHQPGGLTDAEFAADPRQSVRARNWFKVDWNLGAVILDYQITDHLKFNSRFFGLMADRDALGNLDFINRTDPGTDRQLFKDRYRNYGNESRFLYSYKIKDQAQNLLVGFRYYRGATNRQQGYGNDGSTGNPSDFTYVSAGAPDYSNYDFPNYNESVFVENIFRINSKFSIIPGLRFENIITKADGVYQNVNRDQAGNIIFDEQVNDIRNSRRHFLIGGIGFSYFQSQGAQLYANISQNYRGINFNDIHSTNQNKQSDPNLQDEKGYSADLGMRGNLSEVFNYDVSFFYINYNNRIGDVQMVNPVTFNIYRLRTNVAQSRNLGFESFAELELLHFFNLQRNDNKLSVFSNLALINARYVNSKEPAYENKKVELAPDVIFKTGLTYKHRKLSASYQLAYTSSQFTDATNATFTDDAINGLIPAYTVMDLSADYQISKIFTLQGSVNNLADKRYFTRRADSYPGPGIIPADARSFFLTLQVKL from the coding sequence AGGTAACTATGTAATTAAAAACCTCAAAGGCGGAGATTACTCGCTTTCTGTATCAAACATTGGTTATGAATCACAAACAAAGGAGATAAAGATTAATGCCGATATCACAGTTAACATTACCCTCAAGCCGGCAGTTTACCAGCTGAAAAACGTGGATGTAAACACTCAAAAGGAAAAAACATTTGGTGTTACACGCTTAAAAGCTGTGGAGGGCACCACCATTAATGCCGGTAAAAAAAGCGAAGTGATAGTATTGGGCGATATTACCGCTAATGCCGCTACTAATAATACCCGCCAGATATACTCAAAGGTAGCAGGATTAAATATTTGGGAAAACGATGGCGCCGGTATACAACTGGGTATTGGCGGCCGTGGATTAAACCCTAACCGGGTTACCAACTTTAACACACGTCAAAACGGTTATGACATCAGTGCCGATGCATTGGGTTATCCCGAAAGTTATTACTCGCCGCCGGCCGAACTGCTCGATAGGATTGAAATACTGCGTGGCGCATCATCGCTGCAATATGGTACTCAGTTTGGCGGGCTCATCAACTTTAAATTAAAAGAAGGGCCAACGGATAAGCCGTTTGAGTTTACCTCCCGCGAAACAGCCGGTTCATGGGGCTTTTTTAATACCACTAACAGCATTGGTGGCACGGTAAATAAGGTACAATATTATGCCTTTTTTCAGCATAAACAAGGCGATGGCTGGCGGCCAAATTCAGAGTACAATGTAAACCTGGGTTATGCTGCTATTACCTATAAACCAACCAATAAGCTGTCGTTAACCTTTCAATATACCCGTATGGATTACCTGGCGCATCAGCCCGGAGGATTGACCGATGCCGAATTTGCCGCTGATCCACGACAATCAGTAAGGGCCAGGAACTGGTTTAAAGTTGACTGGAACCTGGGCGCCGTAATATTGGATTACCAGATCACCGATCATTTAAAATTCAATTCCCGGTTTTTTGGCTTAATGGCCGACAGGGACGCGCTGGGTAATCTCGACTTTATTAATCGCACAGATCCTGGTACAGACAGGCAGTTATTTAAAGACAGGTATCGTAATTATGGTAACGAGAGCCGCTTTCTATACTCGTATAAAATAAAAGATCAGGCTCAAAACCTGTTAGTTGGTTTCCGATATTATCGCGGCGCTACCAATCGTCAGCAGGGTTATGGCAATGATGGATCAACAGGTAACCCATCTGATTTTACTTATGTAAGTGCCGGCGCGCCGGATTATTCAAACTATGATTTTCCTAATTACAATGAGTCGGTATTTGTAGAAAATATATTCCGCATCAACTCAAAATTCAGCATTATTCCGGGTTTAAGGTTTGAGAACATTATTACCAAGGCCGATGGTGTTTATCAGAATGTAAACCGTGACCAGGCAGGTAATATTATTTTTGATGAGCAAGTAAATGATATCAGAAACAGCAGGCGGCATTTCCTGATTGGAGGCATTGGATTTAGTTATTTCCAAAGCCAGGGCGCGCAGCTTTACGCCAATATCTCTCAAAACTACAGGGGTATCAATTTTAATGACATCCATTCTACCAATCAAAACAAACAGTCGGACCCTAACCTGCAGGACGAAAAAGGATATTCTGCGGATTTAGGCATGAGAGGTAATCTGTCAGAAGTGTTTAATTATGATGTAAGTTTCTTTTACATCAACTACAACAACCGCATAGGTGATGTGCAGATGGTTAACCCGGTAACTTTTAATATATATCGTTTACGCACCAATGTGGCACAGTCGCGCAACTTGGGCTTTGAGTCATTTGCCGAATTGGAACTTTTACATTTTTTTAACCTGCAACGAAACGATAATAAACTTTCGGTGTTCAGTAACCTGGCACTCATTAACGCCCGTTATGTAAATAGTAAAGAGCCCGCTTATGAAAATAAAAAGGTAGAACTTGCCCCCGATGTGATATTTAAAACCGGGCTTACTTATAAGCACCGGAAACTTTCGGCCAGTTACCAGCTGGCTTATACCAGCTCGCAATTTACTGATGCTACAAATGCCACATTTACAGATGATGCCATTAACGGATTGATACCTGCCTATACCGTAATGGACCTTTCGGCCGATTACCAGATCAGTAAAATATTTACGCTGCAGGGATCAGTAAATAACCTGGCCGATAAAAGATATTTTACCCGAAGGGCCGATAGCTACCCTGGCCCCGGAATAATCCCGGCAGATGCACGTAGCTTTTTCCTTACCCTGCAGGTAAAATTATAG
- a CDS encoding SDR family oxidoreductase, whose translation MKKIILTGSSSGFGLQAVKTLAAKGHTVYATMRNINGSNAATASELKQWAADNNAHVEVIELDVASNESVKNAVAEIAKHSGGIVDVLINNAGVSYLGTGETLSIEQTEMLYQINTIGPERTMKAVLPYMHKQKAGLIINVTSVQTRHFIPILSTYNGTKAALDAVSVGYHYELKSSGIDVVTIQPGAYQTTDITTKSIKADNADVEKYYGTDTLNFQEALLKFFEPTTDSRDPQEVADAMLALVEMPAGQRPLFTVVGGGPQTANFEKVNELIKEIADITWGVLPQAYGLA comes from the coding sequence ATGAAAAAGATCATCCTTACAGGAAGCAGTAGCGGCTTTGGCCTTCAGGCTGTTAAAACATTGGCAGCTAAAGGCCATACTGTTTATGCTACCATGCGCAACATCAACGGCTCCAACGCGGCAACAGCCAGTGAATTAAAGCAATGGGCAGCAGATAATAATGCCCATGTAGAAGTAATTGAGCTTGATGTAGCCAGCAACGAATCGGTTAAAAATGCGGTGGCTGAAATTGCAAAACACTCAGGTGGTATTGTTGACGTATTAATTAATAATGCCGGTGTATCATACCTGGGTACCGGAGAGACTTTATCTATAGAACAAACTGAAATGCTTTATCAGATAAACACCATCGGACCGGAGCGTACTATGAAAGCTGTGCTCCCTTACATGCACAAACAAAAAGCTGGCTTAATTATCAACGTTACAAGTGTTCAAACAAGACATTTTATACCCATCCTGAGTACTTACAATGGTACTAAAGCCGCATTAGATGCTGTATCTGTAGGTTATCATTATGAGTTGAAATCGTCAGGTATTGATGTAGTTACCATACAACCCGGCGCTTATCAAACTACCGACATCACTACAAAATCGATAAAGGCCGATAACGCAGATGTAGAGAAATATTACGGGACCGATACCCTTAACTTCCAGGAGGCGCTGCTTAAATTCTTTGAACCCACTACCGATAGTCGCGATCCGCAGGAAGTAGCTGACGCGATGCTAGCCCTTGTTGAAATGCCGGCCGGACAAAGGCCATTATTTACTGTTGTAGGCGGTGGTCCTCAAACTGCTAACTTTGAAAAGGTTAATGAATTAATCAAAGAAATTGCAGACATTACCTGGGGCGTACTGCCACAAGCTTATGGTCTTGCTTAA
- a CDS encoding TetR/AcrR family transcriptional regulator translates to MDTALSTKEKIVELGRSFIQQIGYHAFNYKQISSQLNIKNAAVHHYYPTKEDLGLAVIEKDRRDFEVMTKQVENATPMEKLEALLYNYDQYFNDNNKMCMIGTFCSSYNDVPQNIRIAATQYLNIVSKWLTNTLQEGLDRGDFKFEGTAEKMANLWGATLPGSLQIGRALGANYFNSVIDQLRKSVKAV, encoded by the coding sequence ATGGACACTGCATTGAGTACCAAAGAAAAGATAGTTGAATTGGGAAGGAGTTTTATTCAGCAAATTGGATATCATGCTTTTAATTACAAGCAGATCTCTTCCCAGTTAAACATTAAAAACGCCGCGGTTCATCATTACTATCCAACCAAAGAAGATTTGGGTTTAGCTGTGATTGAAAAAGACAGGCGAGACTTTGAGGTCATGACCAAACAGGTTGAAAATGCAACCCCAATGGAAAAGCTGGAAGCCCTGCTATATAATTACGATCAGTATTTTAACGACAATAATAAGATGTGCATGATAGGCACATTTTGCTCTTCGTACAATGATGTACCTCAAAATATACGCATAGCAGCTACGCAATACCTAAACATAGTTAGCAAATGGCTGACCAATACCCTGCAGGAAGGTTTAGACAGAGGCGACTTTAAATTTGAAGGTACTGCAGAAAAAATGGCCAATTTATGGGGCGCTACTTTACCAGGCTCGCTCCAGATTGGCCGTGCGCTCGGCGCTAATTATTTTAATAGCGTAATAGACCAACTCCGTAAATCAGTAAAAGCCGTATAA
- a CDS encoding pyridoxamine 5'-phosphate oxidase family protein, protein MGLNKQFIYNFIKKHSLAVLTTVNKDAAPEAALIGIAVTPNLEIVFDTANISRKYRNMLYNPAVALVIGWDNEITLQYEGMATELNGADDLYKNLYFDTFKDARLRAETLHGIVYFKISPHWVRYCNYNNPTMIKELTF, encoded by the coding sequence ATGGGCTTGAACAAACAATTTATATACAATTTTATCAAAAAGCACTCATTGGCAGTGCTTACCACCGTTAACAAAGATGCTGCGCCCGAAGCTGCTTTAATAGGTATTGCTGTTACCCCCAACCTCGAAATAGTTTTTGATACCGCCAACATCTCCAGAAAATATCGTAATATGCTGTACAACCCGGCCGTTGCCCTGGTAATTGGCTGGGACAATGAAATTACGCTGCAATACGAAGGAATGGCTACGGAATTGAACGGAGCTGACGATCTGTACAAAAACCTGTATTTTGATACGTTTAAAGACGCACGACTGCGTGCGGAAACCCTGCATGGTATTGTATATTTTAAAATAAGCCCACATTGGGTGCGCTATTGCAACTATAACAACCCAACCATGATCAAGGAACTCACCTTTTGA
- a CDS encoding T9SS type B sorting domain-containing protein — protein sequence MQAQTPVITPKLPQPVIIKLDATGHRTVLPADVTDNISPRAANFMAIVSPASFDCSSLGPQTVIVTASNGPGNIATLPVQVIVVSTPVFANHPDVTIPTDDCHASMPDFTTSAGLTNACTNVNITQVPAAGTPLTVNEPTIVTLTAADTYGGTAATFFMVTSYSVPQIFSKPEPIVIKLNENGNYTLQASDLGQIFNCDGAPVTTIPVPQNLTCADLGNKTITLTASTIRPNPQAVTFSVPTDAVTDPAGNIYIADGYSCSIRKIAADGTVTTFAGGSGCGYADGTGITAKFNVVNGITIDPQGNLYVVDESDRVRKITPDAQVSTLAGNGQNESVDGTGISASFNDPRGIAIDGAGNLYVTQNDFLVRKVTPTGMVTTLTASPLISKLNTPIGITTDMQGNLYVTDYTSAIKKIAPNGTITIIAGHSGQGFDDGAGAAATFNLPKGIVRDNVGNLYVTDSKNNAIRKIDPSGVVTTLQLHAAIPTDKATLNNPIGIKFDPFGNLIVVDTDNERIVRITPTGQLTTIAGNGVVGNNNGNANTPATLGTQISKPIPIIVTNSLGSTTNPNGITPAIASYPLNATVCAGNEVQFVATIPSGDYVNSYQWRVNNTNRGTNSPFFNSSTLHDGDVVICIVSNHISCTVPQPSLPIIVHIKPAPQIIFNDNPTIKQGDNITLNPELHGDIVSLRWGPAVGLSSISIANPVASPSNTITYYLTATSSLNCETTVPVTVNVISPINIPNTFTPNGDGFNDRWLINDLLPFPACVVDVFNRYGQLLFHSVGYGRAWDGIYNGGKLPPGTYYYMIDLKNGDKPLSGWVAILR from the coding sequence GTGCAGGCTCAAACCCCGGTAATCACGCCAAAATTGCCTCAGCCCGTTATTATAAAGCTCGACGCTACTGGTCACCGAACGGTGTTACCAGCAGATGTAACTGATAATATTAGTCCACGGGCTGCAAACTTTATGGCTATTGTTAGTCCGGCCAGTTTTGACTGCTCGTCACTGGGACCACAAACAGTAATCGTAACGGCAAGCAATGGCCCTGGCAATATCGCTACATTACCTGTACAGGTAATAGTAGTTAGCACGCCGGTGTTTGCAAACCATCCTGATGTAACCATCCCTACAGATGATTGCCACGCCAGCATGCCCGACTTTACCACCAGCGCCGGTTTAACTAACGCTTGTACTAATGTCAATATAACGCAGGTTCCTGCTGCCGGTACACCTTTAACAGTAAATGAGCCAACCATTGTAACACTTACGGCAGCCGACACTTATGGTGGCACCGCCGCAACCTTTTTTATGGTTACCTCATACAGCGTTCCGCAGATATTTTCCAAACCTGAACCTATAGTGATTAAACTTAACGAAAACGGGAATTACACACTTCAGGCATCTGATCTGGGCCAGATATTTAATTGCGACGGGGCGCCGGTAACCACTATACCTGTTCCGCAAAACCTCACCTGCGCAGATCTGGGCAACAAAACCATAACGCTAACCGCGAGTACCATACGCCCTAACCCCCAAGCCGTTACCTTTAGCGTACCCACAGACGCGGTAACAGACCCCGCCGGGAATATTTATATAGCCGATGGCTATAGCTGCAGTATCAGAAAAATAGCGGCTGACGGCACGGTAACTACTTTTGCCGGCGGAAGTGGCTGCGGTTACGCTGATGGCACAGGCATTACTGCAAAGTTCAACGTAGTTAACGGCATAACTATTGACCCGCAGGGCAATTTATACGTGGTTGACGAAAGTGACAGGGTAAGAAAAATTACCCCTGACGCACAGGTGAGCACATTAGCCGGAAACGGCCAAAATGAATCTGTTGATGGGACCGGTATTTCAGCCAGCTTTAATGATCCTCGCGGTATAGCTATAGATGGCGCGGGTAATTTATACGTGACGCAAAATGATTTCCTGGTTAGGAAAGTGACACCCACAGGCATGGTAACTACGTTGACCGCCTCACCCTTAATATCAAAATTAAATACCCCGATAGGTATCACTACTGATATGCAGGGTAATTTATATGTCACCGATTATACCAGTGCTATCAAAAAAATAGCTCCTAATGGCACCATTACTATTATAGCAGGTCATTCCGGGCAGGGATTTGATGACGGTGCCGGAGCTGCTGCAACTTTTAATTTACCCAAAGGAATAGTAAGGGATAACGTCGGCAATTTATATGTTACTGATTCTAAAAACAATGCTATACGCAAAATTGATCCATCGGGTGTAGTAACAACGCTCCAGTTACATGCAGCAATACCTACCGATAAGGCGACATTGAATAACCCTATAGGTATTAAATTTGACCCGTTTGGTAATTTAATAGTAGTTGATACCGATAATGAACGTATTGTGCGCATAACGCCCACAGGTCAACTCACTACAATAGCAGGTAACGGTGTAGTTGGTAATAATAATGGCAATGCAAATACACCCGCTACTTTGGGCACACAAATTTCCAAACCTATTCCGATAATTGTAACAAACTCGCTTGGGTCAACTACAAATCCAAATGGCATTACGCCTGCTATAGCTTCATATCCACTTAATGCTACCGTATGCGCTGGTAATGAGGTTCAGTTTGTAGCGACAATACCCTCAGGTGATTATGTAAACAGCTACCAATGGCGTGTAAATAATACTAATCGGGGAACCAACAGCCCGTTTTTTAACAGCAGCACTTTGCATGACGGGGATGTGGTTATTTGTATTGTATCAAACCATATCAGCTGTACAGTACCTCAACCCAGTTTACCCATAATTGTACATATAAAGCCCGCGCCCCAAATTATATTCAATGATAATCCCACCATAAAACAAGGAGACAATATTACTTTGAACCCTGAACTACATGGCGATATAGTAAGCCTGCGATGGGGTCCGGCTGTAGGACTAAGTAGTATAAGTATTGCAAACCCGGTGGCCAGCCCGTCAAATACCATAACCTACTATCTTACGGCTACATCATCATTAAATTGCGAAACCACCGTTCCGGTTACGGTCAATGTAATTTCTCCAATCAATATCCCCAATACATTTACCCCTAATGGCGATGGGTTCAACGACCGCTGGCTCATTAATGATCTGTTACCTTTTCCGGCATGCGTTGTAGATGTATTTAACCGTTACGGCCAATTACTTTTCCATTCAGTAGGCTATGGCAGGGCCTGGGACGGGATTTACAATGGCGGTAAATTGCCGCCAGGTACATATTATTATATGATCGATCTTAAAAATGGCGATAAGCCGTTGTCGGGCTGGGTAGCTATACTGCGGTAA
- a CDS encoding TonB-dependent receptor yields the protein MKTFPLLLLFLTLTLSTQILQAQQQNATITGKVVTTDNKPAEAVSVGLAGTTKGAITKYNGEFTIVNVQPGNYSLVFTGIGYKKLTKHITLTDGQTAKITVTMNDDEQQLQVVEITGRKEKTYKTTATFIGNKTQTDIKDLPQSVSYASKELISDLGATRIGDVVKVFSGVNQFTTYDDLTIRGFRVNGGSNTQLLNGLRTSTGFWKQPLTNYLERVEVLKGPSSALYGNASPGGVVNRVTKKPLNETRQTVSFSLGSFNTFRALSDFTGPANKDSSLLYRLNLGYEDANSFRDLQFDKNIIVAPSLSFVASPKTRINFDLVYNNSKSRLDRGQSTRMNDLYSTPSSLSINTGNDRLNEQTYIVTLSGSHQFNDKLSFNAAYSKTGYQEDLYEHRSANAYAVDGNNTAIPNLVAMQIFSRVRKRYVDNFSGYFNYKDNTGILEHNIVAGYDYGSEKLPVGASQLTASGYRNAANNGSIGSYDPTKKANYLLDKNGNPVPNVPSFNLDDVLNSQRMQDDSKDFFAQVAVDPTYYYLNAGYVQDQIKLGKFQALLGVRYEYYTDFANYKKSTEAKTHSSAWLPRFGLVYTANSNINFYGTYVEGYNPQTASTLSNPNAGGPFKPLTSNMIEFGAKSSWLNDMLTISTAVYQIDQNNTLYNANVPDQPDLLRQVGKERSKGIEFDIAGRITPNWSILASYAYSDAKITQSLIPAEVGQQKPNAPKNMANIWTRYNVNRGLFNGLGIGAGANYVDKRSLSLNLAQGIPNYTLVNAALYYQVGKVQLQFNANNITNKKYWVGGYDYLRLFPGAPSNYLLTLNYTIK from the coding sequence ATGAAAACTTTTCCCCTGCTGCTCTTATTTTTAACACTTACATTATCGACACAAATCTTACAAGCCCAACAACAAAATGCTACTATCACCGGAAAGGTTGTAACAACAGACAATAAGCCCGCCGAAGCTGTTTCGGTTGGTTTAGCCGGAACAACAAAAGGCGCCATCACCAAGTATAATGGGGAGTTTACAATAGTAAACGTACAACCTGGCAATTATAGCCTGGTATTTACCGGCATTGGTTATAAAAAACTTACAAAACACATTACACTTACCGATGGGCAAACCGCAAAAATTACGGTTACCATGAACGATGACGAACAACAGCTGCAGGTTGTTGAAATTACCGGCCGTAAAGAAAAAACCTATAAAACCACGGCCACTTTTATTGGTAATAAAACGCAGACGGATATTAAAGACCTGCCCCAATCGGTATCATATGCCAGTAAAGAGCTGATCTCAGATCTTGGCGCTACACGTATAGGCGATGTGGTTAAAGTATTTAGCGGTGTTAACCAGTTTACTACCTATGATGACCTTACCATACGTGGGTTCAGGGTAAATGGCGGGAGCAACACTCAGCTGTTAAACGGACTGCGCACCAGTACTGGTTTCTGGAAACAACCATTGACAAACTATCTGGAAAGGGTAGAGGTTTTAAAAGGCCCGTCATCGGCATTATACGGTAACGCCAGCCCGGGTGGTGTGGTTAACCGGGTTACCAAAAAACCACTTAATGAAACCCGCCAAACCGTCAGTTTTTCATTAGGAAGTTTCAATACCTTCAGAGCTTTGAGTGATTTTACCGGTCCAGCTAACAAAGACAGCTCACTACTTTATCGCCTCAATTTGGGTTACGAAGATGCCAACTCATTCCGCGATTTACAGTTTGATAAAAATATTATTGTGGCGCCTTCATTGTCATTTGTGGCATCACCTAAAACGCGCATCAATTTTGACCTGGTGTATAATAACTCCAAAAGCCGTTTAGACAGGGGGCAATCAACCCGTATGAATGATCTTTATTCAACCCCTTCTTCACTATCCATCAATACCGGGAATGACAGGTTGAATGAACAAACCTACATCGTTACACTTTCGGGCAGCCACCAGTTTAATGATAAGCTGAGCTTTAACGCTGCTTATTCAAAAACAGGTTATCAGGAAGATCTTTACGAGCACCGTAGTGCCAATGCTTACGCAGTTGATGGTAATAACACCGCTATACCAAACCTTGTTGCCATGCAAATATTTTCAAGGGTGCGTAAACGTTATGTTGATAATTTTAGCGGTTATTTTAATTATAAAGACAATACCGGCATACTGGAACATAACATTGTGGCCGGGTATGATTATGGTAGCGAAAAACTGCCCGTTGGCGCATCACAGTTAACAGCTTCGGGATATCGCAATGCCGCTAATAACGGAAGCATCGGTAGTTATGACCCTACCAAAAAAGCCAACTATTTACTGGATAAAAATGGCAACCCGGTTCCTAACGTGCCATCATTTAATCTTGACGATGTTTTAAACTCACAGCGCATGCAGGATGACAGCAAAGACTTTTTTGCCCAGGTTGCTGTTGATCCTACCTATTATTATCTGAATGCCGGTTATGTGCAGGATCAGATAAAGCTGGGTAAATTCCAGGCATTGTTAGGCGTACGCTATGAATACTATACCGATTTTGCCAACTATAAAAAGTCTACAGAGGCAAAAACTCATTCCAGCGCATGGTTGCCAAGGTTTGGTTTAGTGTATACTGCCAATAGTAATATTAATTTTTATGGTACTTATGTAGAAGGATACAATCCGCAAACAGCATCTACACTATCAAATCCAAATGCCGGTGGTCCGTTTAAACCATTAACCAGCAATATGATTGAGTTTGGTGCTAAAAGCAGCTGGTTAAATGACATGCTTACCATAAGCACCGCTGTGTACCAGATTGATCAGAACAATACACTTTACAATGCCAATGTTCCAGATCAGCCCGATTTGTTGAGACAGGTAGGTAAAGAGCGTTCAAAAGGTATCGAGTTTGATATTGCCGGTCGTATTACTCCAAACTGGAGCATTTTAGCATCATACGCTTATAGCGATGCCAAAATTACACAAAGCCTTATCCCTGCCGAAGTTGGTCAGCAAAAGCCAAACGCGCCAAAAAACATGGCTAACATCTGGACCCGTTATAATGTAAACCGCGGATTATTTAACGGGTTGGGTATTGGCGCCGGCGCTAACTATGTAGATAAACGTTCGCTATCACTTAATCTTGCGCAGGGCATACCAAACTATACATTGGTAAACGCTGCACTATATTATCAGGTGGGCAAGGTGCAATTACAGTTTAATGCAAATAACATTACCAATAAAAAATACTGGGTTGGCGGTTATGATTACTTAAGGCTGTTCCCGGGAGCGCCGTCTAACTACCTGTTAACATTAAATTACACTATTAAATAA
- a CDS encoding PepSY-associated TM helix domain-containing protein: MKRFKAIAGWLHLWIGLVTGIVVVIISVTGCIQVFDEELFELFHHDLVNVKETGPAKPVSELLIIAQNAVGKKKPVTNIKINEAGHSYVFSASKDNKPTDIGWTYFSQFKYNYDIYINPYTGKVLAVVDPRYEFFNVVEQLHRQLLLVKPVGSVVVGTCVLLFLIMLITGFILWLPKNYKQLKQNITIKWKAKWKRVNYDIHNSFGFYVLPVAMIIAITGLVWSFTWWENGIFKILGSPSGKIVLTRKAPVKAKTDTAAKNTIDLIYNTMQHKIGNNYKAIGINLPNKKSNAVMVYTYGNRIDSWRNMSYYYFDSHTGKMFDKLEQLNKPLALKWRNSNKDIHTGRIYGWPTQVLAFVASLVCASLPITGFLIWWGKQKKKKKKPVMKLVEPSLT, translated from the coding sequence TTGAAAAGGTTTAAAGCAATAGCAGGCTGGCTGCACTTATGGATAGGTCTTGTAACCGGTATTGTAGTGGTAATTATTTCGGTTACCGGCTGTATACAGGTATTTGACGAGGAACTGTTTGAGCTTTTTCATCATGATTTAGTTAATGTTAAAGAAACCGGCCCTGCAAAGCCGGTTTCTGAGTTGCTGATCATTGCTCAAAATGCAGTTGGCAAAAAAAAGCCTGTTACTAACATTAAAATAAACGAGGCAGGCCATAGTTATGTGTTTTCGGCTTCAAAAGATAATAAGCCAACCGATATAGGATGGACCTATTTTAGTCAGTTTAAGTATAACTACGATATTTATATCAACCCTTATACTGGTAAGGTACTTGCAGTGGTTGATCCGAGATATGAGTTTTTTAATGTTGTTGAACAATTGCACAGACAGCTTTTGCTTGTAAAACCGGTGGGTAGTGTTGTTGTGGGAACATGCGTATTGCTTTTTTTGATCATGCTTATAACAGGTTTTATTTTATGGTTACCCAAGAATTATAAACAGCTAAAACAAAACATAACTATTAAGTGGAAGGCTAAGTGGAAGCGTGTTAATTATGATATCCATAACAGTTTTGGTTTTTATGTATTGCCAGTAGCCATGATCATCGCCATAACCGGATTGGTATGGTCATTCACCTGGTGGGAGAACGGTATCTTTAAAATATTAGGCTCACCATCTGGAAAAATTGTATTAACCCGTAAAGCCCCGGTTAAAGCTAAAACTGATACTGCTGCAAAAAATACTATAGATTTAATCTATAATACTATGCAGCATAAAATAGGTAATAACTATAAAGCTATTGGTATTAACTTGCCAAATAAAAAAAGTAACGCGGTAATGGTATATACTTATGGTAACAGGATAGATAGCTGGCGTAACATGAGCTACTATTACTTCGATAGCCACACAGGTAAAATGTTTGATAAGCTGGAGCAATTGAATAAACCACTTGCGCTAAAATGGCGAAACTCAAATAAGGATATCCATACCGGCCGCATATATGGCTGGCCTACCCAGGTATTGGCATTTGTAGCGAGTTTAGTTTGTGCCTCATTACCCATAACCGGCTTTTTAATATGGTGGGGTAAACAAAAAAAGAAAAAGAAGAAACCTGTTATGAAGCTGGTCGAACCCTCATTAACTTAA
- a CDS encoding ArsR/SmtB family transcription factor, translating into MIIRRDVYQAIADPTRREIIERISQQPLNLNAVAETFDISRQAVSRHIKILMECELVVIRQKGRERYCEAKLEKLHEVADWVDQYKKHWLSRFKALDNYLTEIQTNTKTDENK; encoded by the coding sequence ATGATTATAAGAAGGGACGTATATCAGGCAATTGCCGATCCGACAAGGCGCGAAATAATAGAAAGGATATCTCAGCAACCGCTGAATTTAAACGCCGTGGCCGAAACGTTTGACATTAGCCGGCAGGCAGTTTCCAGGCATATTAAGATATTAATGGAATGTGAGCTGGTTGTTATCAGGCAAAAGGGAAGAGAGCGGTATTGTGAGGCCAAACTAGAAAAACTTCATGAAGTGGCCGATTGGGTAGATCAGTATAAAAAACACTGGCTATCGAGGTTTAAAGCACTTGATAATTATTTAACCGAAATACAAACCAATACTAAAACAGATGAAAACAAGTAA